From one Butyricimonas faecihominis genomic stretch:
- a CDS encoding helix-turn-helix transcriptional regulator — protein MITTETENRTTKTEIELYVINKVKELRKAANLSQEKLSLELKLDSSFVGHAERLQREEKYNLNHINEIAKYFDVPIASLFPPQYLKTDCIEEYWEKHPKQRKKYDPKPE, from the coding sequence ATGATAACAACGGAAACTGAAAACAGAACAACCAAAACTGAGATCGAACTATACGTGATTAATAAAGTAAAAGAGTTGAGAAAAGCTGCAAATCTGAGCCAAGAAAAATTATCATTAGAGCTAAAATTAGACAGCTCTTTTGTTGGACATGCAGAGAGATTACAGCGAGAGGAAAAATATAATTTAAATCACATTAATGAAATCGCCAAATATTTTGATGTGCCTATTGCCAGCCTTTTTCCTCCTCAATATCTAAAAACAGATTGCATTGAAGAGTACTGGGAAAAGCATCCAAAACAAAG